The window tggaggttgggtgcccgaaacatcctggagcttccactattggcagccagctccaagatggagactgcaccgatggctggcaaaacctgacaatgCAGCCATGAGCTCCCACGCCCCCGAGAAGAATGGGCACCCGTCACACGgatacacagtggaaagcagagggtggggagggagggaacaaaaaccgcaaaacgctccacacacacacaatgctcctgcttcccgccacactgataaataagtgatacagcccaaagcacaAGGTATTGCACGCATGCGCAAgtatactaaaaccactgaccaattggctgcagttgctcctagttgtttacttggttaaacttcgtttaacctcatttTACCAGGTCAAatattaaagcagctatcagccccccaaaaaggactgaaaacacccataccttccctcaagcacTGTCtaacgcatctcaacacatctacTTAATGTTttatatcatcttatcggtttctgtattcacaCAGTTATCAACATTACAACACAGTAATGcatcaaagaactgtactatgcacttgccgggactcgaacctggacCCTCTGGATTTTTAGTTCTGTGTCTTTACCATTACACTACAatgacgaacatgctcaactcAACACAGTTCTTTCCATTATTTACTTCTCTATGATTGTCCGTTAATAtctatgtataataaccaaaaataGTCCTAACCTGAACCTactttttctctaggcttaatgtAGGCTccaaaagtttcttcaatccatctgagtgcgtattcaacctaggtaaaattaggatcaccaatttaacctaggttaaaaccgattcaacctgaaaacagattttaccggcaacatatccGCTATTAGCATAAGCATTTTATCACATGACCAGGCAAGGTTTTGGTGCTCTTcagcgttttctttttttatgttgTCTTAGGTTTGGATTGATACTTACAGTTTGTTGTGAAACCCTTGTCTGTGAACATTTTATTGAATCGTCCATCGATCTTGACTTTCCTCTCTTTCCGTGAAATCTTCTGCAAGTCACAATAACAAtgaattttcaataataatatcattacgTAAGTTGTATTTTCCACTGGCTGAGGAATGAAAgaagtggaaaatgttttctcgcaCACTTCTGGGGTCTGGCCTGAGGGACCTTAAATGTACATGTTAAATCATATGTTCAGTGCCATTGTTGACTAAATTTCAGAGCCCCAGTtccccccccaccccttgaTTGACTAGAGATCTTCACAGTATCAGTCAGAtattatttttcaagtttttattcaGTTTGTATTGTATACAGCGCAGAGCAGCACGCTGCCGGTGGTCAGTTTGACAATACATTAGTGGCTCCCAGAGTTGTGTGAGAATAACAATttattaataactaataataaatCATTACTAACTTATGTGCCTAATACAGTCATAAGTTAAAGTAGGTTTTAATACTGTTAATACAAGGAAGAGACCACATTTACCAGATATAGGTCCTTTGCACATGGTACCCCTGCTGTCATCATGGTGAATCAAAGATGTCTCATTCTTCTTCATCTCACCATGAATAAAAAGTGTTCATTAGAAATTAGGGAGAATTCTCCGGCTACTATGTGAAAATTCTCCACATAAATTTTTCTGTTACTTAATACTAAAATTAAACGCCACTGTTTAATGATACTGTTTCTTCTTATATAGAGACTACGAGCTTTAACGCTATACTCACTCTAAACCGTGGATCTTGAGCGAAACGGGCGAATCTGAGATCGACGTCCATCTTATCTTCGACGGGATGATTTCCACGCAGTTAACAAATTCACCAGTTTTCGGTTATCTTGAACAACTATTCTttaacacttaaaagaaaataaatggccTGCAACAGGTCTAAATATTCCCATTAAACACAAAAACCACCAagtaaaacaccaaaacacgCTTCCAAGAACAAAAACTTCCAGGCGTTCACATTGGTAACCTCGCGCATTGCGCAATACAGACCCGTCTCCACACCACAATCTACGCTACCCGTGCGGGGGAGAGTGGGGCTTATGATGTAGTTTTTTCCCCCCCCGTACATTATCCACGTTATTAAGACCATTGTAAGCCTTGTGCTTACAGGAAAATGAGCTGTCCCCAACTTAAAagcaaaattgtctggcgtcTATAGAAAGAGTGAAATGTAGACTAGTCTCACTCACAGGACTGAAGGGTTCAATAAATGGGCTTCATCACCCTCAAAAGTGCAAATGTAAGATGTTGAGCACAAGAGGAGTGCTTGACATGATTCACTGAGAATATTACCCTTTTCACCCCTAGATGTCACACAACATTCCCCTAACAGCATTGCGTGACAGGTTTTTGCACGACATCCCAAAAACGGATGCGACTTCCCCCAAACCAGCCCCAAGTGAACCAGTAAAATCTGTAAATGTCACTCTCAggacggcaggtacaaaacacaggtctaaGGTCACAGATCTCGTtcacaggtctctgttttaccaaatgaatacagaaacagacctaaacattcattaaggCTAAACTTTAATAGGCCTAATTAAATTAAACCtataaacaagagtttttaggtTTATGGTttgctttaatgaatgtttaggtggtaaataaaacagagacctgtgaacgagacctgtgttttgtacctgctccTCTGAGGAAGCTTAAGGGGACTTAAAATCATCTGGTTTTAGACAAAGTGAAATCTCAGCAGGAAATGGCTTGACAAGGTCAACAAGTATCTTAGTATCATTTAATTTACAAAGCCCGGGTCCCCTTTTCCCCAGATTTGATCAGGTTAAAAATCAGCTCATACGTCCGCATGTTCATATGATCTACTGACAAACAGTCACAATCAACGATTCCTTTTCTGGACCCCATTCATCCAGATTTATAACAGCACATCTTCCTGATGGAAGATGtgtaaattttgttttaacattacagaaagacaaaaacatgtatttgttttgttttattgaaCCTGAAAAAAATAAGAGCACCTCAACTCAACTGTGTTTAGCTCTGGGGTACTACTTGGGAACAATGTAGAGAAATCAAATTAAAACAACTCATATGAAATCGCAGGTTGgattttgaagagaggggaaaaccggagtactagaacaaagacttctcggagaagagtagagaaataacaaactcaactcacttGTGACACCAAATCTGGGAATAGAATGCCGgacacattggtgagaggcgagtgctctaacCACATGCTTTCACCACCGTACCATCCCTGCTCTGtcggagggtgtaaactgcagatTCCAGGTTGCAGTTTAGGGTTGCAgctcatagaccttattcataaatggcggtcaatttataattcttttgtcgaagtgcaaattagcctaccaagcctcgataccctacagtgaattacaaagaattcttgctctaaagtgaggcttggtaggctaatttgcaagtgGACAAAAGAACTATAAAtatgaccgccatttatgaataaggtctattgattCACCATAGCTGAACTTGAatggcgggtctaaaacacaggtcacattccacaggtcactcattgcaggtcattgttttaccttttggaaagtaaccaaaaccctcaatttggttAATCCTAGTTGAAAGGTTGGTTTTAAGGCCTGGGGGTAGCCAAATTGAGGgctttgggttactttcaaaaaggtaaaacaatgacctgcaactagtgacctgtggaatgtgccctgtgttttagacccgccgtagctgaaacaacccaaacgtttaccaatgctaacaccaggcctaaaaaataatgtttaagccttaagttaacatttttgtaaaggtttgcgTTGTTTTAGTTATGGTAaagcaatgacctgcaacctgcactttataGCCCTCTTCCCACTCCCTGTCTTTTCCgacaggtacaaaacgcaggtcacagggcacaggtcattatttaacctatacagaaagtatcctaaacattcataaaagctaaccttaggcctacttaggcctaattaagcctttttaggcctaattaggcctaaagaaaagtatcctaaacattcatagaagctaattttaggcctaagcttagcttttgtgaatgtttaggatactttctgtatgggtaaaataatgacctgtgacctgcattttgtacctgctGTGTCTTTTCAGTACCTTGAAATCATCCATTCCCAAGCTCAGTtcaactttattttcaaagtgaataaaaatgcaGAGTTTGTGGGAGATAGTACAATGAAACTTCTATTCTATTTAGTTATAATTTTATCAGGGTTTCTTGGTGTCCACGTCATTTTACATGCATGCTACTGTATTCCAAGGGGACACCATTCTATGGAATCAAGTTGAGGTTCGACTTTTTCCGGATTAAAAACTGTTTTATATTATTGACTGATTCACTCCCAATGGTATCAACTTATAGTTTTTACTATCTAGCTAAATGCTAACGTagataataatagcaataataataatgattatgataatttcataataacaataacaaaataataataattattattatcaccattattaataattaataatgataattaataattaaataatggtaaataattattattttactcaaAAATAGGAAACTTCTTAGGGGTGAAATAGTTCAGACAGTCTGTGATTAAGAATATGATATACCTTTTTGCAGATTTCAAAACTTCATTTAACAGTCTCCTAAATGTAGCCTTTGATAAACACTAAGGGCTGCCAATTAAAACAATGCTTAGCAAGTGCTGCACAAAACTGTTTTCAAGCAACAAATGTCAAGAAGGCAAGAgcagaggaaaaaaaacatttataatttatgtatCTTTTCTAGGAAGTTCTGGATCTGAGATAAAATTACTGTggtttattattccactattatgcCATTTTACCATTTTGGTCGAAAGAACACGCAGCATACATGTAAAAATGTATGAGGTGGTAAtgcactgtagtgtcccggtttgactagtttagaacagagcaaactTACgaacggaacgggagtttttcaatgaaagaaacgGTAAAAGCCTAAGATTTGAGCTTGCCGTcacttgtcactcgtcatttcatttatccaatcaaataaaggataTTTGGCTGGccttttgtgctgtttacatcatTTGCACgtgccctgaaggacagatgcatTTTgtaaacactcttaccaaataaaattcaaataaaattcaagcaaaataacatattttttgtagtggaataataaatcttatTCTATGATTTAAGATATAATACTCGCAGACATTTtcctcattgctcgtattttttcTCGCCAATAATACCACTTAACTCACCAAATATCTGtgtgtattatatgttaaaccattgaataagatgtatttaaatACCTGCCTGGCCCTGCATTTTCTGAACTGGAAAATTATACACAGTACAAGTATCCATGTGGTACGATTTTGATGAAAAACTCTACAGACTATGCATATCTTAAATATAAACGGTTCATTCTCAGCCTCCAAAGTAACAGATATTATTTTCTCGTGGGACGAGGCCCATTGCTAGCACCTAAATATAAAATTTTAGTATCCCAAACCTCAAATTTAACAGTTAGTGTGCTAACCAACCATAAATGTATCATTGAGGTTGGACACTATATATGTGATTAAATACTCTTTCTGTCACTCGTCTGCTTTGTATGACACCATTGTGTCAACTTTGTGAATAGTCGTCGAAAATGACCTCAGTCGCACTTCTTCCGACTTTGCAATGATCCTGGCTTGCGATTCCTCCCAGCTGTCAGGAATGTCTTGGTCGAGGTTGGTGTATGCAAGGAGGTCAAATGCACCTACATGTAAGAACGAGATTTGTTAGGTAATACCATGATTTGTAGTGATATTGGGGCAAAATACCACAAgtgatatttcaaaattgttATAGATAATTTTACGTGCCGTTGGGCAAGTGAAAtttgggaccattttgaaatatCAAAAGTGGTTTCGCTTCATAGGCGAGCAAATTGGTTTCAAAGTCCTTGTTTTCGGCCCAGCTGGTCCAGACATTGAGTCAGGCCGATGTGCTTTTCTTAGTATTTTGGTTTTTGAATTTCCTTTTAGTTCTTGACTCTCCTTAATTTTGAAATCTGGAAATCTTTCCACCATTTTTTCGTAACTTGCACAACAAGATTATTTCGTGATTTTGGTTACCATCAAGGAGGATTGGAGGCTCTTCCCATACTGCTTTGCGCAGCGGGTGTGAGTCATTTTGCCACGTATTCGATTACTTTTTAGCGTGGAGCGGAATTTTCGAGATTTTTGACGTGGTTTTTTCTTGTGGAATTTGGTGCCATGGAACGGAAAAAGGTAAGATGAATTTCTTTCCGTTGTCTTCTTTTTTGCTATCTAATTTTGGTAGCAATGAAAAGGTTTGCAACACTCGAAATCCCGCATATCTTTGATGAATTCATTTGAAACGGTTGGCGCGTTATTTTTCATCAATAAAGCTTATCAAAAAAACCCGCTCACTTTAGTTTAACGTGGAGTCTTTGCCGTAAAAACAATATGACGTCAAAGAAGAATAAATTATGAATGAGATGAATGCCAAGGTCGCCTAAGGTCGCTTCGTATTGTCTGCGTTTGAAGCAATTGAAAATCCCTTTGTTGGTGCTCAACGAGCTGTGTAATGTATTCAATATTAAATGGCGCGCTGGTAGCGTGACGTTCTGTTGAACTAATGACAAGGCGTTCGCTTTCTTTTTAAGTTGAAAAATGTCGTTGTTCCACTTTTACAGTAACAGTAGAAGTAAAAATGGGTCTTCACTCTTTCCTAGTGGTGGCTACTcctagaaaagaaaacaagagatGCCACTTAACGACCGGCCAAACGCCAAATGAGAAGAAAAGGAATAGGCCCAGAGGGCACATTCAAGAGCATATTAGTTCGAGGAAATCTCTCGATTACGATTCAGTAGAACAGACTAACAAGGTGAGCTTTTTGCATATACTCTTGAGCACACGTTAATATTTTTTAtgcttatatattttttatgtgtTTATGATCCATATTGTACTAGTCGCCTTCGCCATGTATCAGGGGAGTGCTGCAAAGAAGTATTGTTGTTACCTCTCGATCTCCTCGGAAATGCCTCGTAAAGAAGTACCCTTGGTCTGACGCCGAAGACTGGGCTACAGTTCAGTTCATTGCCATGCACAAAGATGAACAGGCCACAGACAACGAGTGGCCAGCCATGAGATCAGAAGCCGAATACTGGAGTTTGGCTGCAAGATACATGAAATCTTCAACTGGTGTTCAGTACCTTCGCAAAGGTAAATGTACACAAGCTTATGTAGCATAGCTAAGATTCATTGTTAAATATCTTGGGATTTTTCTTTGCGTTTATTATGTTTGCCTTGAGGTAACAGTTTATTGTCTCTTTTATAGCTGTGGCATACAGACATACATAGAGACATACAGCTGTACACACATTTATATGATAtggtttaaattatttttgtttgaatttttttttaaaccagtgtaaatttttcaaactggttaatttttaaatggaaaggatttgttgaaaaaaattgattgtATTCCCCAGAAGTGAGAAGTTCTTTTTAGTCTAAGCATCTTGAGTTTCATGAATTCACCCCTCCTCTGATGCATTGATAATAACTGGGTACAATAACTGAACATTAAATGTAAATTATTCTCTTCACAGCACAGTCAATACGGCAAAGAGTGGTAGATCATTTGCGAGTGGCCAGCCATGAGATCAGAAGCCGAATACTGGAGTTTAGCTGCAAGAGGAGGAAAACGAATGATTATAATGTTTACTATTCATTTGTGATGACAGTGCAATCTTTTATGGCCAAACCTCAATAAATCTAAATACCATGGAAGCCAAAAACTGATTCAGTACTTGATAATATAATAAACCTTTATTCTACTGTAGGATGCAGAAATTGAGGTACCTGTCCTATAAAAATGCTAGTAGAACACTGTGTACTCTTCAGTGTGTCAAGTGAAATCACATGAAGAGGGAATAAAACAAAGGATGAGTTAACACATCAgtttttttcattgtatcaATATTATAGCGACATCTTCAGTGATTAGCTGTCCTTTTTTCAGACCCACTCTCTTGGAAATGTACTAACTGATCATTTATGTGGATAAGTTTGTTACAACAACAGCAGAAATTTCAAGCTTCTTGATTACTGGAGTACATTTTTAAATCTAAATACCATTGAAGCCAAAACCAAAGTCAGTACTTGACAATATTACTCATGATCAGTACTAAATCAGTACTTGACATTATTACCCATAATCTATCAGCAATGCAAATTCATACTCTTGCTGAAATTAAAATTCATGGAGTAAGACAGGCCCTTCCAACAATTAAGGTGTGCaaaatttacccaaatttacCCATGTTCTATAATTCTGGTACCTTCGCACTGATTTCAACAGCTGCTTTGGAAATACATAACATCACAAATTTGTATATCCAGAGTCAGGGTTTGAGTTGTGGGACGGGGAATTtaatgtatgggttattgaccaagtgtgaggtcaagatggctgggtATTggtcaagttctttttttgcgcgTTTATGGACCACGACACAGTGGAGttccataaacttgcaaaaaaaaaggacaaggccagtatccagccatcttgactgaacaagcttggtcgataaaggatttattatatggttttcaGGGAAATTTTCTTGCGGGACACGGTGGGTAGTCCCAAgtgggcaagatagctccatcttgcctgcttggttagccaatcacagcataGGAATTTATTATTCTTGCCCACTCACAGAGGTAGCCATATGATAAGAGATTTTGTAACATTTTGTTAAATCTGGATAACAACAGCCCCCAAATAAAGAATGTAATGCACAAGTCAGTAATCAAAGTTTATGGATTTGAGTTAACTGAATCCTGACTATCTATCCACAAACTTAGAATAAGGAAAGGCGAACTACCACCACACATGATACCTTTTACAATAATTTGCACATAGTTAAATTACACTCCAGTTCTAGTTATTCGAGGATGAAGTTGAGTAGATCAGTACTGTGCATGGCTACAGTGGAAAATCTAATCAATAAGGTCATTGTATTTGTAACTGGCATCAGTAGGAAGCCAATGACCAACTTTTGAAATTAGCACACGAGGGTTGTATAGCCAGTCATTCAAATCTGGGATAAACATAAATCCAATGAACTTGAATGCCACCTTCTGAATTTCATTGTTTCTAATTCCAACAACAACTTTCCTCAACTTCTCTTTGGGGATGTAACCAATACGGTCCCAGTCATTGTCTATGCATGCCTCTACTATAACTGCATTCTTATCCCTGATGTTGTTAGGCTCCGGGGTCACCCGTAAATCtatgtttttattttgcaattgAAGCTGCTTACACTTGTGCAGGGTTTTCTGGCAGTCCTCGTGGTAGCTGCTTCCTTTCAACGCAAAGTACTCGGTAAATTGCGCTGTTTCTTCATCGATCTGAGTTTCCCCACCAAGTtgatcatgtacatgtagagtgCTACCTTCCTCTTCCTCAGACACATCAGTTGAATCAGTGCTAGACTGACAGGATTCTTGTGTTGCTGGATCCATTCCCTCGACTATCACATTTGCAGATGATGGGTATCTTGAGCAATTGCAATTGCACACCAAAACTTCCAGCCAAGGTGTCTGTGGCAGTGGATCCTCCTCCTCATGATCTAACTTGGGTGGAACTTTTACCGCATAGGAATTGGGGACCACTTGAAATTCTACAACCACAGATAAGGTTCTGTTGTTTGCCTGTACATCAAAAAGGTAAAGTGAAATAA of the Montipora foliosa isolate CH-2021 chromosome 14, ASM3666993v2, whole genome shotgun sequence genome contains:
- the LOC137985430 gene encoding uncharacterized protein: MICSDIGAKYHKRIGGSSHTALRSGCESFCHVFDYFLAWSGIFEIFDVVFSCGIWCHGTEKVVATPRKENKRCHLTTGQTPNEKKRNRPRGHIQEHISSRKSLDYDSVEQTNKSPSPCIRGVLQRSIVVTSRSPRKCLVKKYPWSDAEDWATVQFIAMHKDEQATDNEWPAMRSEAEYWSLAARYMKSSTGVQYLRKAQSIRQRVVDHLRVASHEIRSRILEFSCKRRKTNDYNVYYSFVMTVQSFMAKPQ
- the LOC137985206 gene encoding uncharacterized protein; the encoded protein is MDFIEVVSQTSPTFRERKHIYLHCLDLGAQESVQFEQFTCLQVKLVLGHVSFPEKIAERRMCCFLFQEKVINLLKNRRSPVLLEVINSCNIKANNRTLSVVVEFQVVPNSYAVKVPPKLDHEEEDPLPQTPWLEVLVCNCNCSRYPSSANVIVEGMDPATQESCQSSTDSTDVSEEEEGSTLHVHDQLGGETQIDEETAQFTEYFALKGSSYHEDCQKTLHKCKQLQLQNKNIDLRVTPEPNNIRDKNAVIVEACIDNDWDRIGYIPKEKLRKVVVGIRNNEIQKVAFKFIGFMFIPDLNDWLYNPRVLISKVGHWLPTDASYKYNDLID